The Arachis ipaensis cultivar K30076 chromosome B07, Araip1.1, whole genome shotgun sequence genome includes a window with the following:
- the LOC107606375 gene encoding subtilisin-like protease SBT1.7 yields MMNSLIFKCVLLMVLSCRYTIAETKTEYPKKNTYIIHMDKFNMPSSFNDHLQWYDSSLKAVSESAEMLYTYKHVAHGFSTKLTAQEAELLANQPGILSVIPEVRYELHTTRTPEFLGLAEKTSTHAISSDKQSEVIVGVLDTGVWPELKSFDDTGLGPVPSSWRGTCETGNNFNSSNCNKKLVGARFFAKGYEAAFGPIDLKTESKSPRDDDGHGSHTSTTAAGSVVSGASLFGYASGTARGMAPQARVAVYKVCWVGGCFTSDIAAAIDRAIEDGVNVLSMSIGGSVTDYSRDIIAIGTFAATAHGILVSNSAGNSGPSEASVSNVAPWITTVGAGTIDRDFPAYITLGNGKKYAGVSLYNGKLPSNSAVPLVYAGNVSSLSSGRLCTKDSLISSKVSGKIVVCERGGNPRVEKSLVVKKAGGIGMILANTAEYGEELVADSFLIPAAALGQKESNEVKKYAASTPNPTVKIEFGGTHLGVQPSPVVAAFSSRGPNLLTPKILKPDLIAPGVNILAGWTGAVGPTGLSVDKRHVSFNIVSGTSMSCPHVSGLAALLKGAHPEWSPAAIRSALMTTSYTSYKNGQSIKDVATGLPATPFDYGAGHVDPVAALDPGLVYDATVDDYLSFFCALNYTSSQIKLATRRVYTCSKRKTYRVEDLNYPSFAVPFDTSSGIGGGSNAPTTVQYKRTLTNMGTPATYKVSVSSKSPSVKIVIEPEILSFKEVNEKKGYTVTFTASSMPSGTNSFAFLQWSDGKHNVTSPIAFSWT; encoded by the coding sequence ATGATGAATTCACTGATTTTCAAGTGTGTTCTGCTTATGGTTCTGTCCTGCAGATACACCATAGCAGAAACCAAAACAGAGTACCCCAAAAAGAACACATATATAATTCACATGGACAAGTTCAACATGCCATCAAGTTTCAATGACCATCTTCAGTGGTATGATTCATCTCTCAAAGCAGTTTCGGAATCTGCAGAGATGCTCTACACCTACAAACATGTAGCTCACGGATTCTCCACAAAGCTAACTGCTCAAGAAGCAGAATTACTTGCCAACCAACCGGGAATCCTCTCTGTTATCCCCGAAGTTCGATACGAGCTTCACACAACTCGAACACCAGAGTTCTTGGGGTTGGCAGAAAAAACATCAACTCATGCAATTTCCTCTGACAAACAAAGCGAAGTGATTGTTGGAGTGCTTGACACCGGAGTATGGCCTGAACTTAAAAGCTTCGACGACACGGGGCTTGGACCGGTACCAAGCAGTTGGAGAGGCACTTGTGAGACAGGTAACAACTTCAACTCGTCAAATTGTAACAAGAAACTCGTTGGTGCAAGATTCTTTGCCAAAGGATATGAAGCAGCCTTTGGACCCATCGATTTGAAGACAGAATCAAAATCGCCTAGGGATGATGATGGCCATGGAAGTCACACTTCAACTACAGCAGCAGGATCTGTTGTTTCAGGAGCTAGCCTCTTTGGTTATGCTTCAGGGACAGCAAGAGGAATGGCCCCACAAGCACGCGTGGCCGTTTACAAAGTGTGTTGGGTTGGAGGGTGCTTCACTTCAGATATCGCTGCTGCAATCGACAGGGCCATTGAAGATGGTGTGAATGTGCTTTCCATGTCTATTGGGGGATCTGTAACTGATTACTCCAGGGACATTATTGCAATTGGAACATTTGCAGCCACAGCACATGGAATTCTAGTATCCAATTCTGCAGGAAACAGTGGGCCTAGTGAAGCATCCGTGTCTAACGTGGCTCCATGGATAACCACCGTTGGTGCTGGAACTATAGACCGTGATTTCCCTGCTTATATCACCCTTGGAAATGGAAAGAAATACGCGGGGGTGTCTCTTTACAATGGAAAACTACCATCTAATTCTGCAGTGCCACTTGTCTATGCCGGCAATGTAAGTAGTTTATCCAGTGGACGTCTATGCACCAAGGATAGTTTGATTAGCAGTAAAGTTTCGGGCAAAATCGTGGTGTGCGAGCGCGGAGGAAATCCAAGAGTGGAAAAGAGTTTGGTTGTGAAGAAGGCTGGAGGAATTGGGATGATTCTAGCAAACACTGCAGAATATGGGGAAGAGCTAGTTGCAGATTCTTTCCTCATCCCTGCAGCAGCATTAGGCCAGAAAGAGAGCAATGAAGTCAAGAAGTATGCAGCCTCAACTCCAAATCCAACTGTCAAAATCGAATTCGGAGGCACGCATTTAGGGGTTCAGCCATCCCCAGTGGTGGCAGCATTCAGCTCCAGAGGACCAAATTTGCTCACTCCAAAAATACTCAAACCAGATTTGATAGCGCCTGGAGTGAACATCCTAGCTGGGTGGACCGGAGCAGTTGGACCAACCGGTTTGTCTGTTGACAAAAGGCATGTGAGCTTCAACATCGTCTCTGGCACTTCCATGTCCTGCCCCCATGTTAGTGGCCTAGCTGCCCTTCTTAAGGGAGCTCACCCAGAATGGAGCCCTGCAGCCATAAGGTCTGCCCTTATGACCACATCCTACACATCCTACAAAAATGGACAATCCATAAAAGATGTTGCAACCGGACTGCCGGCTACGCCATTTGATTATGGTGCCGGGCATGTGGATCCAGTGGCTGCTCTTGATCCTGGTCTTGTCTATGATGCTACCGTGGATGATTACCTGAGCTTCTTCTGTGCCTTGAACTACACTTCATCTCAAATAAAGCTTGCCACAAGAAGAGTATATACCTGCAGCAAAAGAAAGACCTATAGAGTTGAAGATCTCAATTACCCATCTTTTGCTGTTCCTTTTGACACAAGTTCAGGCATAGGTGGCGGTTCTAACGCACCAACCACTGTCCAATACAAGAGGACTTTAACCAACATGGGCACCCCAGCAACATATAAGGTTTCGGTGTCATCAAAGTCTCCATCCGTGAAGATTGTGATTGAACCAGAAATACTTAGTTTCAAGGAAGTGAACGAGAAGAAGGGCTACACTGTCACATTCACAGCATCTTCAATGCCATCCGGCACCAACAGCTTCGCTTTTCTGCAATGGTCTGATGGGAAACATAATGTTACCAGTCCCATTGCTTTCAGCTGGACCTGA
- the LOC107606376 gene encoding protein arginine N-methyltransferase 2: MNEGEQLCDAARNGDAEKLKSLIDSGADVSHFDAEGLTPLMHAAKQGHAHILSILLSAGAPWNALSPSNLSAGDFAMEAGHQDAYELLLNAGIQAELVLGTIARKANKNAESGHDYLEDRVSFSEDKLMDTDSKAVMMAWEKPLMEAHAKAVCSGGGHILNIGFGMGLVDTAIQQYAPATHTIVEAHPEVYERMLGTGWGKKENVKIVFGRWQDVLSQLETYDGIFFDTYGEYYEDLREFHQHLPALLKPGGIYSFFNGLCGVNAFFHVVYCHLVSLELENLGYSTQLIPLPVKDCLGEEVWEGVKHRYWQLDTYYLPVCQSLEDPE, translated from the exons ATGAACGAAGGGGAGCAACTATGCGACGCCGCCAGGAACGGCGACGCCGAAAAGCTGAAGTCCCTGATAGACTCCGGCGCCGACGTTAGCCACTTCGACGCGGAGGGCCTCACTCCTCTTATGCACGCTGCAAAGCAAGGGCACGCACACATCCTCTCCATCCTTCTCTCTGCTGGCGCCCCATGGAACGCCCTCTCTCCTTCCAACCTCTCCGCCGGTGACTTCGCCATGGAAGCAGGCCATCAGGACGCCTACGAGCTCCTCCTCAATGCCG ggattCAGGCTGAACTGGTCCTGGGTACAATTGCAAGAAAAGCAAATAAAAATGCGGAATCCGGTCATGATTACTTGGAAGATAGGGTCAGTTTCAGCGAAGACAAACTTATGGACACTGATAGCAAGGCTGTGATGATGGCATGGGAGAAGCCCTTGATGGAGGCTCATGCTAAAGCTGTTTGTTCGGGTGGTGGTCACATACTCAATATTGGATTCGGAATGGGTCTTGTCGATACGGCCATTCAGCAGTATGCACCTGCCACTCACACCATTGTTGAGGCTCATCCGGAGGTTTATGAACGCATGCTTGGTACAGGTTGGGGGAAGAAGGAAAATGTGAAGATTGTTTTTGGTCGCTGGCAAGATGTTCTGTCTCAGCTTGAAACATATGATG GAATTTTCTTCGATACCTATGGGGAGTACTATGAAGACCTGAGAGAGTTCCACCAACATCTTCCTGCACTGTTGAAGCCAGGTGGGATCTATTCATTCTTCAATGGCCTTTGTGGTGTTAATGCATTTTTTCATGTTGTGTATTGCCATTTGGTATCCCTTGAGCTCGAGAATTTGGGTTATTCCACACAGTTGATTCCTTTGCCCGTTAAGGATTGTTTGGGAGAAGAAGTTTGGGAAGGTGTAAAACACAGATATTGGCAGCTTGATACATACTACCTCCCTGTCTGTCAGTCTTTAGAGGATCCCGAGTGA
- the LOC107608524 gene encoding uncharacterized protein LOC107608524 codes for MQVSAFRSLTFFLFLGAATFMLFFNFSTPIVHHDNGGDTDATTLIAVGVSRKLKENESERVIGGWVSVDEDYSDANPPPNGSRDKVSHGSIERAEFNPKAPPPPPGIYY; via the exons ATGCAAGTTTCTGCCTTCCGGTCTTTAACGTTCTTCCTCTTTCTCGGTGCCGCAACTTTTATGCTATTCTTCAACTTCTCAACTCCCATTGTTCACCATG ATAACGGTGGTGATACTGATGCAACAACACTGATTGCTGTTGGTGTAAGCAGGAAACttaag GAAAATGAGAGCGAGAGAGTGATAGGTGGTTGGGTGTCGGTAGATGAAGATTATAGTGATGCAAATCCACCGCCAAATGGCTCAAGGGACAAAGTGAGTCATGGATCTATTGAGCGTGCGGAATTTAACCCAAaggctcctcctcctcctcctggtATCTATTATTAA